One stretch of Lachnospiraceae bacterium oral taxon 096 DNA includes these proteins:
- a CDS encoding Crp/Fnr family transcriptional regulator, translated as MFSELLDCPLFVGMNREEIEHYVQDSRSRVTHYKKDEMIFLQDDVPNYMMILMSGKVAVCSDSSAGKRSIIALIENPGELFGEVFLFLNHREYEHYAQAMSDTTVLQIPKNYFFQMGDQTSSYQGKIIANMLQIFAQKTYYLNQRLNILSCGSLRQKLARIILKNAHKKEKVQLNMNREELADFLNAARPSLSRELMKMQDEGLIAIDRQEIKILDMEALAELM; from the coding sequence ATGTTTTCTGAACTTTTAGATTGTCCTCTATTTGTGGGAATGAACAGGGAAGAAATTGAGCATTATGTTCAGGATAGTCGATCCAGAGTTACTCATTACAAGAAGGACGAAATGATTTTTTTGCAGGACGATGTTCCAAATTATATGATGATTTTAATGAGTGGGAAAGTAGCCGTTTGTAGTGATTCTAGTGCAGGAAAGAGAAGTATTATTGCATTGATTGAAAATCCAGGAGAATTATTTGGCGAGGTTTTTTTGTTTTTAAATCATAGAGAATATGAACACTATGCTCAGGCGATGAGTGATACCACAGTTTTGCAAATTCCAAAAAATTATTTTTTTCAAATGGGTGATCAAACATCGAGTTATCAGGGAAAAATCATTGCCAATATGTTGCAAATTTTTGCACAGAAGACCTATTATTTAAATCAGAGACTCAATATTTTATCTTGTGGAAGTTTGCGTCAAAAGTTGGCCAGAATCATTTTAAAAAACGCTCACAAAAAGGAGAAAGTACAACTAAATATGAATCGGGAGGAGTTGGCTGATTTTTTGAATGCAGCAAGACCTTCCCTGTCCAGAGAATTGATGAAAATGCAGGATGAGGGATTGATTGCCATAGATAGACAAGAAATTAAAATTTTAGATATGGAGGCATTAGCTGAATTGATGTAA
- a CDS encoding transposase — protein MYLTVKQQVKHLSKEDYITIRELCHTAKNLANEAIYNVRQHYFTEGEFLKYEKNYTLLKNSPNYKALNSNMAQQILKEVDGSFQSFFGLLKLVKQGKYAFMDCKLPHYLPKDGYTTLIIGFVRLKGNQLILPFSNSFKKTHKSVEITIPPILLDKTIKEIRIIPKANARFFEIQYIYEAECIQRNLNTNNALALDLGINNLVTAVSNSGQSFIIDGKRLKSINQWFNKENARLQSIKDKQHFSRKPTNRQKAVARNRNNKVNDYMNKTVRRVIDYCIINNIGTLVVGYNETFQHNSHIGKQNNQNFVNIPYGQLRNKLEYLCKRNDIVFVKQEESYTSKSSFWDRDDLPVYNADNPKEYPFSGRRLHRGLYKTASGKTINADVNGALNIMRKSSVVDMNILYSRGEVDTPIRIRIA, from the coding sequence ATGTATCTTACTGTAAAACAACAAGTGAAACATCTGTCCAAGGAAGATTACATCACAATCAGGGAACTTTGTCATACGGCTAAGAATCTTGCTAATGAGGCAATCTATAATGTGCGTCAGCATTATTTTACAGAAGGTGAATTTCTCAAGTATGAGAAGAATTACACTCTTTTAAAGAATAGTCCTAATTATAAGGCCTTAAATTCCAATATGGCACAGCAGATACTGAAAGAGGTTGATGGCTCGTTTCAGTCATTTTTTGGTCTGCTTAAACTTGTCAAGCAGGGAAAATATGCTTTTATGGATTGTAAACTGCCACATTATCTTCCAAAAGATGGATACACAACACTGATCATTGGTTTTGTAAGACTTAAGGGTAATCAGCTGATACTTCCGTTTTCCAATAGTTTTAAGAAAACGCATAAGTCTGTTGAAATTACGATACCACCCATACTTCTTGATAAGACGATAAAAGAGATACGCATTATACCGAAAGCGAATGCAAGGTTCTTTGAAATCCAGTATATATATGAAGCTGAATGTATTCAAAGAAATCTAAACACAAACAACGCACTTGCACTTGACCTAGGTATCAACAATCTCGTAACAGCCGTATCAAATAGTGGTCAATCGTTCATTATTGACGGGAAAAGACTGAAATCGATCAATCAGTGGTTCAATAAAGAAAACGCCCGTTTGCAATCGATAAAAGATAAACAGCATTTTAGTAGAAAGCCTACAAATAGACAAAAAGCAGTTGCTCGTAATCGCAACAATAAGGTGAACGACTATATGAATAAAACTGTTCGTAGGGTGATAGATTATTGTATCATCAATAATATAGGTACGCTTGTTGTTGGTTACAATGAGACTTTTCAACATAACAGTCATATTGGAAAGCAAAACAATCAAAATTTTGTAAATATCCCTTATGGACAGTTGCGTAACAAATTGGAATATCTTTGCAAACGAAATGACATTGTTTTTGTAAAACAGGAAGAATCCTATACATCGAAATCATCTTTTTGGGATAGAGACGATCTCCCTGTTTACAATGCCGATAATCCAAAAGAGTATCCGTTTAGTGGCAGAAGATTACATCGTGGTCTATACAAAACGGCAAGTGGTAAAACAATCAATGCAGATGTTAACGGAGCATTAAATATCATGCGTAAAAGTAGTGTTGTGGATATGAATATTCTATACAGTAGAGGCGAAGTGGACACGCCGATAAGAATAAGGATTGCCTAA
- a CDS encoding ammonium transporter has translation MNTGDIAFVLICSALVLLMTPALAFFYGGLGRRKNVLNTMMMTIFVMGVSSVLWIICGYSLSFSGNHFGIIGDFRSIFLMGLEGKPSEYAPNIPSYLFASFQMMFAIITPALLTGAVAGRMNFKAIFLFVILWSFVVYYPLAHMIWGEHGLLDELGSLDFAGGNVIHISSGVSGLTLSLLIGKRRGYSHVNYRTHNIPFVLLGAGLLWFGWFGFNAGSALAADNVAVHAFLTTNTTAAVAMVSWMLVDVLIAKKPTVVGAATGGILGLVAITPAAGYVPLWSCFIIGAVVSPLAFFMTSFVKHKIGYDDALDAFGCHGAGGIWGAIATGLFAQKSISPKVAHSGLVFGDMHLFIAQLISIGITIAIAVVGTIVCAKIVSLFAPLRVSKEDEKQGLDITQHGEHAYPAFNGLD, from the coding sequence ATGAACACTGGCGACATTGCATTTGTACTGATTTGCTCGGCACTCGTATTGTTGATGACTCCCGCCCTGGCCTTTTTTTATGGTGGATTGGGGCGAAGAAAAAATGTCCTCAACACAATGATGATGACCATCTTTGTCATGGGCGTCTCTTCTGTTCTATGGATTATCTGCGGATATTCCCTTTCTTTTAGTGGCAATCACTTCGGAATAATCGGAGACTTTCGCTCTATTTTTTTAATGGGACTAGAAGGAAAACCAAGCGAGTATGCTCCCAATATCCCATCCTATTTATTCGCAAGCTTTCAAATGATGTTTGCAATTATCACTCCTGCCCTTTTAACAGGTGCAGTTGCAGGTAGAATGAACTTCAAGGCTATTTTTCTCTTTGTTATTCTCTGGTCCTTCGTCGTCTACTATCCACTTGCTCATATGATCTGGGGAGAGCATGGTCTGCTCGATGAGCTAGGCTCTCTTGACTTTGCTGGCGGAAATGTCATTCACATCAGTTCTGGTGTCAGTGGTTTGACTCTCTCCCTTCTCATTGGAAAGCGTCGTGGCTACAGTCATGTCAACTACCGAACTCACAATATTCCCTTTGTCCTTCTTGGTGCAGGATTACTTTGGTTTGGCTGGTTTGGCTTCAACGCAGGCAGTGCACTAGCCGCAGACAATGTTGCTGTTCATGCCTTTCTTACTACCAATACAACAGCAGCTGTGGCCATGGTTTCTTGGATGCTCGTCGATGTCCTAATTGCCAAAAAACCAACGGTCGTTGGTGCAGCTACCGGTGGTATTTTAGGCCTTGTGGCCATTACCCCTGCCGCAGGCTATGTTCCTCTTTGGAGCTGTTTTATTATCGGAGCTGTTGTCAGTCCACTGGCCTTTTTTATGACTTCATTTGTAAAACATAAAATCGGCTACGACGATGCCCTTGATGCCTTTGGCTGTCACGGGGCTGGTGGTATCTGGGGTGCCATCGCCACTGGACTTTTTGCCCAGAAATCAATTAGTCCAAAAGTGGCCCACAGTGGTCTCGTTTTTGGAGATATGCACCTATTTATTGCCCAGCTAATTTCTATTGGAATTACCATAGCCATCGCTGTAGTTGGAACCATTGTCTGTGCAAAGATTGTCTCCCTATTTGCTCCACTTCGTGTATCCAAAGAAGATGAAAAACAAGGTCTTGATATCACTCAGCACGGCGAACATGCTTACCCAGCTTTTAACGGTCTTGATTAA
- a CDS encoding P-II family nitrogen regulator encodes MTKIDAIVREDVYEEIKEALDGLGVHGMTISQVMGCGIQGGYTSIVRGSRVDIQMLPKIKFEIVVSSQKWVDKVVETICSISRTGKPGDGKIFIYDLKDTVRIRTGERGNEAIY; translated from the coding sequence ATGACAAAAATTGATGCCATTGTACGAGAAGATGTATACGAAGAAATTAAAGAAGCCCTCGATGGACTCGGTGTCCATGGAATGACCATTTCTCAAGTTATGGGCTGCGGAATTCAAGGCGGATACACAAGTATTGTCAGAGGTTCCCGTGTCGATATTCAAATGTTACCTAAGATTAAATTTGAGATTGTCGTTTCTTCCCAAAAATGGGTCGACAAAGTGGTCGAAACCATTTGCTCTATTTCTAGAACTGGAAAACCAGGTGATGGAAAAATCTTTATCTACGACCTAAAGGATACAGTGCGCATTCGCACTGGCGAGCGAGGAAATGAGGCCATCTACTAA
- the hydF gene encoding [FeFe] hydrogenase H-cluster maturation GTPase HydF — protein MERVHIAFFGLRNVGKSSLVNAITSQNLSVVSEVKGTTTDPVKKSMELLPIGPVVIIDTAGLDDVGELGKLRMKKTMEVLHQTDIAVVVKDACSFSSSREEREYHTLFLALEERKIPYIVVWNKIDIVHLVTEAENEIAVSARTGENIFECKELIAKYAKKKLSQLEEKKILADLVKAGDSIVLVMPQDGSAPSKRLILPQQQVLRELLDLHCTVISCQDEDLEHTLLMLREDPKLVITDSKVFGQVNQILPDHVPLTSFSILFARYKGNLSKMLEGASILSELQDGDKVLISEGCTHHRQCEDIGTVKMPDWIQKYSKSKPDFHFTSGGTFPDEEELSQYRLVVHCGGCMLNEAQIKSRLMAAGKVNLPVVNYGMAIAKMNGMLDRTIQIFSEK, from the coding sequence ATGGAGCGAGTGCATATAGCATTTTTTGGACTTCGCAATGTAGGAAAAAGTAGCTTAGTCAATGCCATTACATCACAAAATCTCAGTGTTGTCTCTGAGGTGAAAGGGACGACGACAGATCCTGTAAAAAAGTCAATGGAGCTTTTGCCCATAGGACCAGTGGTGATTATTGATACCGCAGGGCTTGATGATGTGGGAGAACTTGGAAAATTGAGAATGAAAAAAACAATGGAGGTTCTTCATCAGACAGATATTGCCGTGGTGGTAAAAGATGCTTGTAGTTTTTCTTCTTCAAGGGAGGAGAGAGAGTATCACACTTTGTTTTTGGCCCTAGAGGAGCGAAAGATTCCCTATATTGTTGTTTGGAATAAAATAGATATTGTACATTTGGTCACTGAGGCTGAAAATGAAATTGCAGTCAGTGCAAGGACAGGGGAAAATATTTTTGAATGCAAGGAATTGATTGCCAAATACGCAAAGAAAAAACTCAGTCAATTGGAGGAAAAAAAGATTTTGGCAGATTTGGTAAAAGCGGGAGATAGCATTGTCCTTGTAATGCCACAGGATGGATCGGCACCAAGCAAAAGATTGATTTTGCCACAGCAACAGGTTTTGAGAGAATTGCTCGATCTACATTGCACAGTGATTAGCTGTCAAGATGAGGATTTAGAGCACACGCTTTTGATGCTGAGAGAGGATCCTAAATTAGTGATTACAGATTCTAAGGTCTTTGGTCAGGTCAATCAAATCTTACCTGATCATGTGCCATTGACTTCCTTTTCTATTTTGTTTGCACGCTACAAGGGGAATTTGTCAAAGATGCTCGAAGGAGCGAGTATCTTGTCAGAGCTTCAAGATGGAGACAAAGTATTAATCAGTGAGGGATGTACACATCACCGTCAATGTGAGGATATTGGAACTGTAAAGATGCCAGATTGGATTCAAAAATACTCAAAGAGTAAACCTGATTTTCATTTCACCTCAGGGGGAACATTTCCTGATGAAGAGGAACTTTCTCAATATCGACTGGTGGTTCATTGTGGTGGGTGTATGCTCAATGAGGCACAGATAAAAAGCCGATTAATGGCAGCAGGAAAGGTGAATCTACCTGTGGTCAATTATGGAATGGCGATTGCCAAGATGAATGGAATGTTGGATCGAACGATTCAAATCTTTTCAGAGAAATAG
- the hydG gene encoding [FeFe] hydrogenase H-cluster radical SAM maturase HydG produces the protein MYNIKSRKAEEFISDQEIRETIAFAQKNKENREMIAQILEKARPVKKEKGYVCQGLSHREASVLLACEIPEVVREIEKIAGEIKEAYYGNRIVMFAPLYLSNYCVNGCVYCPYHAKNKSIARKKLTQEEVREQVIALQDMGHKRLALEAGEDPVNNPIEYILDCIKTIYSIKHKNGAIRRVNVNIAATTVENYKKLKDAGIGTYILFQETYNKQSYEQLHPTGPKHDYAYHTEAMDRAMEGGIDDVGLGVLFGLEGYQYEFAGLLMHAEHLEAVHGVGPHTISVPRIKKADDIDPNAFDNSISDDIFAKITACIRLAVPYTGMIISTRESESVRKRLLNLGISQISGGSRTSVGGYEKEERPHDTEQFDVSDQRTLDEVVEWLMENGHVPSFCTACYREGRTGDRFMSLCKSGQILNCCHPNALMTLTEYLEDYGAEKTKQTGFTMIDQELEKIPNERTKEIATSHVKEIKESNHRDFRF, from the coding sequence ATGTATAACATCAAATCACGAAAGGCCGAAGAATTTATTAGCGATCAAGAAATTCGAGAGACCATTGCATTTGCACAGAAAAATAAAGAGAATAGGGAAATGATTGCTCAAATTTTAGAGAAGGCTAGACCAGTCAAAAAGGAAAAAGGTTATGTCTGTCAGGGGTTAAGTCACAGAGAGGCCTCTGTCTTACTGGCATGTGAAATTCCAGAAGTTGTGAGAGAAATCGAAAAGATTGCAGGAGAAATTAAGGAGGCGTACTACGGAAATCGCATTGTTATGTTTGCTCCCCTGTATTTATCTAATTATTGTGTCAATGGTTGTGTGTATTGTCCATATCACGCAAAGAACAAGAGTATTGCGAGAAAGAAATTGACACAGGAGGAAGTGCGGGAACAAGTCATTGCACTTCAGGATATGGGACATAAGAGACTTGCTCTTGAGGCTGGAGAAGATCCTGTAAATAATCCAATTGAATATATTCTAGATTGCATTAAAACAATTTATAGCATTAAGCATAAAAATGGAGCCATTCGCCGTGTCAATGTCAATATTGCGGCAACAACGGTAGAAAATTACAAAAAATTAAAAGATGCAGGCATTGGAACCTATATTCTTTTTCAGGAAACCTACAATAAACAGAGCTATGAACAGCTTCATCCGACAGGTCCAAAACATGACTATGCCTATCACACAGAGGCAATGGACAGGGCGATGGAAGGTGGAATTGATGATGTTGGTTTGGGCGTTCTTTTTGGCCTTGAGGGATATCAATATGAATTTGCAGGTCTATTGATGCATGCAGAGCATTTGGAGGCTGTACATGGTGTGGGACCGCATACAATCAGTGTTCCAAGAATTAAAAAAGCAGATGATATTGATCCCAATGCATTTGACAATTCCATCTCGGATGACATTTTTGCAAAGATTACGGCTTGCATTCGTCTAGCTGTTCCTTATACAGGAATGATTATTTCTACGAGAGAATCAGAGAGTGTGAGAAAGCGATTATTGAATCTTGGAATTTCCCAAATTAGTGGGGGATCGAGGACCTCTGTCGGTGGATATGAGAAAGAAGAGCGTCCACATGACACCGAGCAATTTGATGTCTCTGACCAGAGAACACTGGATGAAGTCGTCGAATGGTTGATGGAGAATGGTCATGTTCCATCATTTTGTACTGCTTGTTACCGAGAGGGAAGGACGGGAGATCGCTTTATGTCACTGTGTAAGAGCGGACAGATTCTCAATTGTTGTCATCCCAATGCATTGATGACATTGACAGAGTATCTGGAAGACTATGGTGCAGAAAAGACAAAGCAGACAGGATTTACAATGATTGATCAAGAACTTGAAAAAATTCCAAATGAGAGAACAAAAGAAATTGCAACTAGTCATGTCAAAGAGATCAAGGAATCAAATCATAGAGATTTTCGTTTTTAA
- the hydE gene encoding [FeFe] hydrogenase H-cluster radical SAM maturase HydE, whose protein sequence is MEDRVKNLIDRLYRGDQLEIKEYKGLVEGYTQENAAYARKKAVKVRKRWYGNKIFIRGLIELTNICKNDCYYCGIRHSNKNVSRYRLTKEEVMESCREGYALGFRTFVLQGGEDGYFTDVVMTDLLRGIKREYPKVAITLSIGERSKESYQRLFDAGADRFLLRHETAKKEHYQHLHPEQMSFERRLECLRELKEIGFYVGCGFMVGSPGQTVESLAMDLKLIENLQPQMCGIGPFIPQKDTPFRNEKAGSADFTCYLLSLIRLICPKNLLPSTTALSTIDDFGREKGILAGANVVMPNLSPFAVRSKYTLYDKKVFSGSESAQELAKLKERMCRIGYEIVEDRGDMSSVKEEE, encoded by the coding sequence ATGGAAGATAGGGTCAAAAATTTGATTGATCGTCTATATCGTGGCGATCAGTTGGAGATCAAAGAGTATAAAGGACTCGTTGAAGGTTATACACAGGAGAATGCAGCGTATGCCAGAAAAAAAGCAGTAAAGGTGAGAAAAAGATGGTATGGGAATAAAATTTTTATTCGAGGGCTGATTGAGCTAACCAATATTTGCAAGAATGATTGCTACTACTGTGGAATAAGGCATAGCAATAAAAATGTATCGAGATATCGCCTGACGAAGGAAGAAGTGATGGAAAGTTGTAGGGAGGGATATGCCCTTGGCTTTAGAACATTTGTACTTCAAGGGGGAGAAGATGGATATTTTACGGATGTAGTGATGACTGATTTATTGAGAGGAATAAAGAGAGAATATCCGAAGGTTGCCATTACCTTGTCGATTGGAGAAAGAAGTAAAGAAAGCTATCAGAGGTTATTTGATGCAGGGGCAGATCGATTTTTGCTTCGACATGAGACGGCAAAAAAGGAACATTATCAACATTTGCACCCTGAGCAAATGAGTTTTGAGAGAAGATTGGAATGTCTTAGAGAGTTAAAAGAAATTGGATTTTATGTGGGATGTGGATTTATGGTTGGTTCACCTGGACAAACGGTGGAGAGTCTTGCAATGGATTTAAAGCTCATAGAAAATTTGCAACCACAGATGTGTGGCATTGGACCATTTATCCCACAAAAAGACACACCATTTCGAAATGAAAAAGCAGGAAGTGCAGACTTTACTTGTTATTTATTGTCGTTAATTCGACTAATTTGTCCAAAAAATCTATTGCCTTCGACGACGGCACTGAGTACCATTGATGATTTTGGAAGAGAAAAGGGAATACTGGCAGGAGCCAATGTGGTTATGCCCAATTTGTCGCCATTTGCAGTGCGAAGTAAGTATACACTCTATGACAAAAAGGTATTTTCGGGCAGTGAATCTGCACAGGAATTAGCAAAATTGAAGGAGCGCATGTGCCGAATTGGATATGAGATTGTAGAAGATCGAGGGGATATGAGCTCAGTAAAAGAGGAAGAATAA
- a CDS encoding L,D-transpeptidase, translating to MKNVTKTLLLAACMTLGVSTAAQAAGYTSASQSGPGVGPRVQRQQIGPGVKKDSGNSKPVANDSNNTANNSTIGTPSMTPASAIAQSGVSIYVSKLQRKLTLYKDGQEVNHWDCNIGKNVSAQTKSVEGDAITPMGSFYVCTRNSHSIAYKSLGLSYPTASDADRGFSQGIITAGQRDAIKNAIANRQCPPWNTALGGEIMIHGGYSPTGTTHGCVAVANSVMDVLWQYGQLGIQVTIGI from the coding sequence ATGAAAAATGTAACAAAAACTTTATTGCTTGCTGCATGTATGACGCTGGGCGTGTCAACGGCTGCACAGGCTGCTGGTTACACATCAGCATCACAATCAGGACCTGGAGTAGGACCAAGAGTACAAAGACAACAGATCGGACCGGGAGTAAAGAAAGATTCAGGGAATAGTAAACCGGTTGCGAATGATTCGAATAATACGGCGAACAATTCTACAATTGGAACACCATCGATGACACCAGCCAGTGCGATTGCACAGTCGGGTGTAAGCATTTATGTCAGTAAGTTACAGAGAAAGTTGACCTTATATAAGGATGGACAGGAAGTTAATCATTGGGATTGCAATATTGGAAAGAATGTTTCTGCACAGACAAAGAGTGTGGAAGGTGATGCCATTACACCAATGGGAAGTTTTTATGTCTGCACAAGAAATTCACACAGCATTGCGTACAAATCTCTGGGATTGTCCTATCCGACAGCTAGTGATGCCGATCGTGGATTTAGTCAGGGAATTATTACAGCTGGGCAAAGAGATGCCATTAAAAATGCCATTGCCAATCGTCAATGTCCGCCTTGGAATACCGCTTTGGGTGGAGAGATTATGATCCACGGAGGATATTCTCCAACAGGAACAACGCATGGATGTGTGGCTGTGGCCAATAGCGTAATGGATGTGCTATGGCAATATGGCCAGTTGGGTATTCAGGTGACCATAGGAATATAG
- a CDS encoding MMPL family transporter — translation MKLSGFIVRHNKGVQKLFILIVFVNLLLFPFVGINYDLTKYLPNSAPSKAAINKMEESFGYPGTGRVMLNDVTLYEAKALKNRMEKVDGVDMVLWCDTTTDVYEGSDFIDFSKLDDYYKDNKAIMDITFKQGDTSKTTQKAIRELQKITGDKGYFVGLAPQSLATEESVNTQMNMILVIAFIFIFLILLLTTSSWFEPVLFLTAIGSAIFLNGGSNILLGKISFLSNNVMTVLQLAVSMDYAIFMLHAFMREQKTTSNREEALTKALDLSIKTILASSLTTFVGFIVLVLMKFKIGEDMGLVLSKGILCSLFTVIFLMPSLILNWSPQVEKFHHRSFLPSFKRTARVFVKISPVMIILSLIIALPAYVAQNKNTFLFGNDAVGAGKGTKIYDQQQEIDQTFGKSNLLVAIFPHTDDVKEKKLSDELKAREDIKKVQSIAAYLPDGVPESILPKSTTELFHKNGYTRFLIYTRTNSESEAAFQSTNAVTEIIKKYYPEDSYVTGNTPSTMDMRDMLTKDYALVNNLAMVGIFLVVAFSFKTPILAIVALIPIEIAVFVNMAFPYIAGDSLLFMGYLIVSCIQQGATVDYAILTIDNYLGFRKEMGKNEAAIATIEHSLPSIVTSGSILLVCGYAVYFISSVPAIAEMGHLIGRGAICSMVFVTTLLPGLLKLMDRFVVKSDKPKEKKIKSFSLPKKPIKLGKRVLH, via the coding sequence ATGAAACTTTCAGGATTTATTGTAAGGCACAATAAGGGAGTACAGAAATTATTTATTCTGATTGTGTTCGTCAATTTATTGTTATTTCCATTTGTTGGAATTAACTATGACTTGACGAAGTATTTGCCAAATTCTGCTCCATCGAAGGCTGCGATTAACAAGATGGAAGAGAGTTTTGGATATCCAGGTACTGGCCGAGTGATGCTCAATGATGTCACATTATATGAGGCCAAGGCATTAAAGAATAGGATGGAAAAGGTTGATGGTGTGGATATGGTTTTGTGGTGTGATACGACCACCGATGTCTATGAGGGATCAGATTTTATTGATTTCTCAAAGTTAGATGACTATTATAAGGACAATAAGGCCATTATGGACATCACTTTTAAGCAAGGAGACACCAGCAAGACAACACAAAAGGCGATTCGGGAGTTACAAAAAATTACAGGGGACAAGGGATATTTTGTAGGCCTTGCACCACAGAGCTTGGCAACGGAAGAAAGTGTCAACACACAGATGAATATGATTTTGGTGATTGCCTTTATCTTTATTTTTTTGATTTTGTTGTTGACAACTTCTTCTTGGTTTGAGCCAGTGCTATTTTTAACGGCTATTGGAAGTGCTATTTTTTTAAATGGAGGAAGCAATATTTTACTTGGCAAGATTTCCTTTTTGTCAAATAATGTGATGACGGTGTTACAATTGGCTGTTTCCATGGACTATGCTATTTTTATGCTTCATGCATTTATGAGAGAACAAAAGACGACATCGAATCGAGAGGAAGCCTTGACTAAGGCATTGGATCTATCGATCAAGACCATTTTAGCTAGTTCTTTGACCACATTTGTGGGATTTATTGTATTGGTGTTGATGAAGTTTAAAATTGGAGAGGATATGGGACTTGTTCTTTCCAAGGGTATTTTATGTAGCTTATTTACAGTTATTTTTTTGATGCCATCGCTGATTTTAAACTGGTCTCCACAGGTAGAAAAGTTTCATCACCGTTCATTTTTGCCAAGTTTTAAGCGAACAGCCAGAGTATTTGTAAAGATTAGTCCAGTGATGATTATTCTTTCGCTAATTATTGCTCTTCCTGCCTATGTGGCTCAGAATAAGAATACATTTCTGTTTGGAAATGATGCTGTTGGTGCGGGAAAGGGAACAAAGATTTACGACCAACAACAAGAGATTGATCAGACATTTGGAAAATCGAATCTATTGGTTGCCATTTTTCCCCACACGGATGATGTCAAGGAAAAGAAACTTTCTGATGAATTGAAGGCAAGAGAGGATATTAAAAAAGTTCAATCGATTGCAGCCTATTTGCCTGACGGTGTGCCAGAGAGTATCTTGCCAAAGTCAACCACAGAGTTATTTCACAAAAATGGTTATACGAGGTTTTTGATTTATACAAGAACCAATAGTGAAAGTGAGGCAGCATTTCAGTCTACAAATGCAGTTACAGAGATAATTAAAAAGTATTATCCAGAGGACTCCTATGTCACAGGAAATACGCCGAGTACGATGGACATGAGGGATATGCTGACTAAGGACTATGCCTTAGTCAATAATCTGGCAATGGTGGGTATTTTCTTGGTTGTTGCGTTTTCATTTAAAACACCGATTCTTGCGATTGTAGCACTCATTCCGATTGAGATTGCCGTATTTGTCAATATGGCATTTCCATATATTGCGGGGGACAGTCTACTCTTTATGGGATATTTGATTGTCAGCTGTATTCAACAGGGAGCCACCGTAGATTATGCGATTTTGACCATTGATAATTATCTTGGCTTTCGAAAGGAAATGGGAAAGAATGAGGCGGCAATCGCAACAATTGAACATTCTCTTCCTTCCATTGTGACTTCGGGATCGATTTTGTTGGTCTGTGGATATGCGGTATACTTTATTTCTTCTGTGCCAGCAATTGCAGAAATGGGACATTTGATTGGAAGAGGGGCCATTTGCTCAATGGTATTTGTCACCACACTTTTGCCAGGTTTGTTAAAATTGATGGATCGCTTTGTGGTAAAGTCAGATAAGCCAAAAGAGAAAAAGATAAAGAGCTTTTCTCTTCCAAAGAAACCAATAAAACTTGGAAAGAGAGTATTACATTAA